The following are from one region of the Flavobacteriaceae bacterium UJ101 genome:
- the nrfA gene encoding nitrite reductase (cytochrome; ammonia-forming) (Catalyzes the reduction of nitrite to ammonia, consuming six electrons in the process; Belongs to the cytochrome c-552 family.; KEGG: doi:FH5T_18040 nitrite reductase (cytochrome c-552)), with product MNKTTRNWLVFFATVLVAFFVGWLGSNITEKNTEARFAGGPKAEISDMDPRNEVWGKNYPKQFESYYETADTTFASRYNGSHTIDELEEDPMLVMLWAGYGFSKGYKQGRGHFYAVEDLREIERTGAPTGDHDGPMPGTCWTCKSPDVPRYMKAKGAPDSLYAGKWASKGAEIVNPIGCADCHDPKTMDLTITRPALIEAFEEMGKDINKATHNEMRSLVCAQCHVEYYFDKKKPGHEGVPYLTFPWKYGMGVDEMEKYYDEIEFKDWTHKISGTPMLKAQHPGYETFVTGVHAKRGVSCADCHMPYKTEGGVKFTDHKIQSPLDNIENSCGVCHREKTQQLVDDVYQRQDAVKKNTLALEKILVRAHVETAKAMELGATDEQLKDIRQDIRHGQWRWDYSVAAHGASFHAPVETARIVSTGIEQAQDARVKLARLLSKLGYEGEVPYPDVDTKEKAQRYIGLDPEKMKSEKERFLKTLVPQWDAEAEKREATYGTKEGEKYGVGAIQSVQTSAK from the coding sequence ATGAATAAGACAACAAGAAATTGGCTCGTCTTTTTTGCAACCGTATTAGTTGCCTTCTTTGTAGGTTGGTTAGGTTCCAACATTACAGAAAAGAATACAGAAGCACGATTTGCCGGAGGACCAAAAGCTGAAATTAGTGATATGGATCCTCGAAATGAAGTTTGGGGGAAAAATTACCCAAAACAGTTTGAAAGCTATTATGAAACAGCAGATACTACATTTGCTAGTCGATACAATGGATCACATACCATTGATGAATTAGAAGAAGATCCTATGCTTGTTATGCTTTGGGCAGGATATGGTTTCTCAAAAGGTTATAAACAAGGACGTGGACATTTTTATGCAGTAGAAGATCTTCGTGAAATTGAAAGAACAGGTGCACCAACTGGTGATCATGATGGTCCTATGCCTGGTACGTGTTGGACATGTAAATCTCCAGATGTTCCTCGTTATATGAAAGCTAAAGGAGCTCCTGATAGTTTATATGCTGGAAAATGGGCAAGTAAAGGTGCGGAAATTGTAAATCCAATTGGTTGTGCTGATTGCCATGATCCTAAAACGATGGATTTAACAATAACACGACCTGCTTTAATTGAAGCTTTCGAAGAAATGGGGAAAGATATCAATAAAGCTACCCATAATGAAATGCGCTCATTAGTTTGTGCACAATGTCACGTTGAATATTATTTTGATAAGAAAAAACCAGGTCATGAAGGTGTTCCTTACCTAACATTCCCATGGAAATATGGTATGGGAGTAGATGAAATGGAAAAATATTATGATGAAATTGAATTTAAGGATTGGACTCATAAAATTAGTGGAACACCTATGTTAAAAGCACAGCATCCAGGTTATGAAACTTTTGTAACAGGAGTTCATGCTAAACGTGGTGTATCGTGTGCCGACTGTCATATGCCTTATAAAACAGAAGGAGGTGTGAAATTTACTGATCACAAAATTCAGTCTCCATTAGATAATATTGAAAATTCTTGTGGTGTTTGTCATCGTGAAAAAACACAACAATTGGTAGATGATGTTTACCAAAGACAAGATGCTGTAAAGAAAAATACATTAGCATTAGAAAAAATATTAGTTCGTGCACATGTTGAAACAGCAAAAGCAATGGAATTAGGTGCAACGGATGAACAATTAAAAGACATTCGTCAAGATATTCGTCATGGTCAATGGCGTTGGGATTATTCAGTAGCAGCTCATGGTGCTTCTTTTCACGCACCTGTTGAAACAGCTCGTATTGTTTCTACTGGTATTGAACAAGCACAAGATGCTCGTGTGAAGTTAGCACGTTTGTTATCTAAATTAGGATATGAAGGTGAAGTGCCTTATCCAGATGTAGATACCAAGGAAAAAGCACAACGTTATATTGGTCTAGATCCTGAAAAAATGAAGTCTGAAAAAGAGAGGTTCTTAAAAACATTAGTACCTCAATGGGATGCTGAAGCAGAAAAACGTGAAGCAACGTATGGAACAAAAGAAGGTGAAAAATATGGAGTAGGAGCAATCCAGTCCGTTCAAACTTCAGCAAAATAA
- a CDS encoding dTDP-glucose 4,6-dehydratase (KEGG: hma:rrnAC2178 dTDP-glucose 4,6-dehydratase) has translation MENRRILLTGVTGYIGKRLLPILLEQGDEVICCVRDIDKFQNEIYLSHERVSIIEVDFLKKGTLSKIPKKIDVAYYLIHSMSSSVEKFTELEAECAFNFRETLDKTNVQQVIYLSGIVNKTTLSQHLISRKNVEKGLQSRHYALTTFRAGIIVGSGSASFEIIRDLVEKLPIMITPKWLNTKTQPIAVRDVLTFLSKAILKEDLLNQSFDIGSPNVLTYKEMLLGYAKVRGLKRWIFTLPVMTPKLSSYWLYFITSTSYKLAVSLVNSMKVEVIAKPSKINQILEIKPISYEKAIELAFKKIQQNSIVSSWKDASISSQFNDDLSEHIQVPHFGCYKDIKVRKVIDQEKVLNKIWSIGGENGWYYANSLWEIRGIIDQLVGGIGLRRGRTSKTELNPGDALDFWRVIKASKEETHLLLYAEMKIPGEAWLEFKIMKEKLYQRAVFRPKGVRGRLYWYMVLPFHYFIFNGMINKLVSFKGNTPE, from the coding sequence ATGGAAAATAGACGAATTTTATTAACAGGTGTTACAGGTTATATAGGTAAAAGGTTATTACCCATTCTTTTAGAACAAGGTGATGAAGTGATATGCTGTGTTAGAGATATTGATAAATTTCAAAATGAGATTTATTTGAGTCATGAAAGAGTTAGTATTATTGAAGTTGACTTTTTGAAAAAAGGAACATTATCTAAAATTCCAAAAAAAATTGATGTTGCATATTATTTAATTCATTCTATGTCTTCTTCTGTAGAGAAATTTACAGAATTAGAAGCAGAATGTGCTTTTAATTTTAGAGAGACTTTGGATAAAACGAATGTTCAGCAAGTGATTTATTTAAGCGGGATTGTTAACAAAACAACGTTATCACAACATTTGATATCAAGAAAAAATGTTGAAAAAGGATTACAGTCTCGTCATTATGCATTAACCACTTTTCGAGCGGGTATTATTGTAGGTTCTGGTAGCGCATCTTTTGAAATTATTCGTGATTTGGTTGAAAAATTACCTATTATGATAACTCCTAAATGGTTGAACACAAAAACACAACCCATAGCTGTTCGAGATGTTTTGACTTTTTTATCAAAGGCTATTTTAAAAGAGGATTTATTGAATCAATCATTTGATATAGGGAGTCCTAATGTACTTACATATAAAGAAATGCTTTTAGGGTATGCAAAAGTTAGAGGTTTGAAAAGATGGATATTTACTTTACCTGTTATGACACCTAAACTTTCAAGTTATTGGTTGTATTTTATTACTTCAACATCGTATAAATTAGCAGTTAGTTTAGTTAATAGTATGAAAGTAGAGGTAATTGCTAAACCTTCTAAAATCAATCAAATACTAGAAATAAAGCCTATTTCATATGAAAAAGCAATAGAATTAGCCTTCAAAAAGATTCAACAAAATAGTATTGTGTCAAGTTGGAAAGATGCTAGTATTAGTAGTCAATTTAATGATGATTTATCAGAGCATATACAGGTTCCTCATTTTGGATGTTATAAGGATATTAAAGTTAGAAAGGTAATAGATCAAGAAAAAGTGTTAAATAAAATATGGTCTATTGGTGGAGAAAATGGATGGTATTATGCAAATAGTTTATGGGAAATTAGGGGAATAATAGATCAGTTAGTTGGAGGAATAGGTTTGAGAAGAGGTCGGACGAGTAAAACTGAATTAAATCCAGGTGATGCATTAGATTTTTGGAGAGTTATTAAAGCAAGTAAAGAAGAAACTCATTTGCTATTATATGCTGAAATGAAAATTCCTGGAGAAGCATGGTTAGAATTTAAAATTATGAAAGAAAAATTATACCAAAGAGCTGTGTTTAGACCTAAAGGTGTTCGTGGTAGGTTATATTGGTATATGGTCTTGCCTTTTCATTATTTTATTTTTAATGGAATGATTAATAAATTGGTTAGTTTTAAAGGAAATACCCCTGAATAA
- the nadB gene encoding L-aspartate oxidase (Catalyzes the oxidation of L-aspartate to iminoaspartate. Belongs to the FAD-dependent oxidoreductase 2 family. NadB subfamily.; KEGG: cpi:Cpin_0950 L-aspartate oxidase), translating to MIQSDVLIIGSGVSGLSYAIKIAEKSPQTTIHIITKNEAMESNTKYAQGGISIVLNNETDSFEKHIQDTLIAGDGLCDEKVVKFVVEEAPERFQELVSWGGRFDKNEDGTYNLGKEGGHTDFRVAHHKDITGFEIERTLIEKVKQYPNIQIYEYHYAIDLITEHHIPNANLNDGVTCYGAYVLDTKTEEIKTFIAKVINVAMGGAGQVYQYTTNPLVATGDGIGLAYRAKAHIKNMQFYQFHPTALYGVSNPAFLISEAVRGFGAKLRTQNGKKFMHKYDSREELASRDIVARAIDNELKVNGDDYVCLDCRDLPKEAFLEHFPNIYDKCLSIGIDCFKDLIPVVPAAHYMCGGIEVDEFGQSSLENLFAIGEVTCSGLHGANRLASNSLLEGIVYSHRAAQKTLEIITKIDHSKILEDIPHWNQEGMKLPEEMVLINYIKKELRSLMMDLVGIVRTNQRLELATKKVDDIFKSVKELYDISILTPQLAELRNVVSVAYLIIEQSKAQQENKGAFFNKDLD from the coding sequence ATGATACAATCGGATGTTTTAATCATTGGTTCAGGAGTTTCCGGATTAAGTTATGCTATTAAAATTGCAGAAAAATCACCTCAAACTACCATTCATATTATTACAAAAAATGAAGCAATGGAGTCCAATACCAAATATGCACAAGGAGGTATTTCGATTGTATTAAATAATGAAACGGATTCTTTCGAAAAACATATTCAAGATACTCTAATCGCAGGAGATGGATTGTGTGATGAAAAAGTAGTGAAGTTTGTAGTAGAAGAAGCTCCAGAACGTTTTCAAGAATTGGTTTCTTGGGGAGGAAGATTTGATAAAAATGAAGATGGGACATACAATCTGGGAAAAGAAGGAGGGCATACCGATTTTCGTGTAGCACATCATAAAGATATCACAGGCTTTGAAATTGAGAGAACCTTGATTGAAAAAGTAAAACAATATCCTAATATTCAGATTTATGAATATCATTATGCGATTGATTTAATTACAGAACATCATATTCCTAATGCTAATTTAAACGATGGAGTAACTTGTTATGGAGCCTATGTTTTGGATACTAAAACTGAGGAAATTAAAACATTTATTGCAAAAGTAATAAATGTAGCCATGGGAGGTGCTGGACAAGTATACCAATATACTACCAATCCTCTTGTAGCAACAGGAGATGGAATTGGATTAGCTTATCGTGCAAAAGCTCATATTAAAAATATGCAATTTTACCAATTTCATCCAACTGCTTTATATGGTGTTTCAAATCCTGCTTTCTTAATCTCTGAAGCTGTTCGAGGTTTTGGGGCTAAATTAAGAACACAAAATGGTAAAAAATTTATGCATAAATATGATTCTCGTGAAGAATTAGCTTCAAGAGATATTGTGGCTCGTGCTATTGATAATGAATTAAAAGTAAACGGTGACGATTATGTTTGTTTAGATTGCCGTGATTTACCTAAAGAAGCATTCTTAGAGCATTTCCCTAATATTTATGATAAATGCTTATCAATTGGAATTGATTGCTTTAAAGATCTAATTCCAGTAGTCCCAGCGGCACATTATATGTGTGGAGGAATAGAAGTTGATGAATTTGGACAAAGCTCATTAGAAAATTTATTTGCTATAGGTGAAGTGACTTGTTCAGGCCTTCATGGAGCAAATCGATTAGCATCCAATTCTTTACTAGAAGGAATTGTTTATAGTCATCGAGCTGCTCAAAAAACATTAGAAATTATAACCAAAATTGATCATAGTAAAATTTTGGAAGATATTCCACATTGGAACCAAGAAGGTATGAAACTTCCTGAAGAAATGGTTTTAATCAATTATATTAAAAAAGAATTGCGCTCTTTAATGATGGATTTAGTAGGAATTGTTCGTACGAATCAACGTTTAGAGCTAGCTACTAAAAAAGTAGATGATATTTTTAAGTCGGTTAAAGAATTATATGATATTTCTATTCTGACACCTCAATTAGCCGAATTACGAAATGTTGTTTCGGTTGCTTATTTAATTATAGAACAATCTAAAGCCCAACAAGAAAATAAAGGTGCATTTTTCAATAAAGATTTAGATTAA
- a CDS encoding cytochrome c bioproteinis protein CcsA (Required during biogenesis of c-type cytochromes (cytochrome c6 and cytochrome f) at the step of heme attachment; Belongs to the CcmF/CycK/Ccl1/NrfE/CcsA family.): MPALISPWFIPHVLVYLFAYAILSASFFVALKAFFDLRKNHNQKNKENLQLADNLVYLGVGFLTLGLLFGALWAKEAWGHYWAWDPKEIWAFLTWMGYLLYIHQRIYQPKKTKQALIFLIIGFVILMICWFGVNYLPVAQTSVHTYTQ, from the coding sequence ATGCCTGCTTTGATTAGTCCATGGTTTATACCTCATGTTTTGGTATATTTATTTGCCTATGCGATTCTTTCAGCATCTTTTTTTGTTGCTTTAAAAGCATTTTTTGATTTGAGAAAAAATCATAATCAAAAAAACAAAGAAAATTTACAACTAGCAGATAATTTAGTGTACTTAGGAGTTGGTTTTTTAACACTAGGGTTGCTTTTTGGAGCACTTTGGGCAAAGGAAGCTTGGGGACATTATTGGGCATGGGACCCAAAAGAAATATGGGCTTTTTTAACCTGGATGGGTTATTTATTATACATTCATCAGCGAATTTATCAACCTAAAAAAACAAAACAAGCATTAATTTTCTTAATAATAGGCTTTGTAATTCTCATGATCTGTTGGTTTGGAGTCAATTATTTACCAGTAGCTCAAACGAGTGTTCATACTTATACACAGTAA
- a CDS encoding cytochrome c-type protein NrfH (Subunit of the nitrite reductase complex that mediates electron transfer from quinol to the catalytic subunit.): MSFFKKILPPPGWRIPVIIVLGFIIGTVLYVGKISNATSYLSDDPKACINCHVMNTQYATWHASSHRERASCNDCHVPHDNVFRKYAFKARDGMYHAYMFTFNLQPEAIKMHEAGQEVVMENCIRCHENLVVDHKNAGEGKIANLEVHRTDRQCWECHREVPHGRRKSQSSIDVMIKDKTPEYNTPDWMRKE, translated from the coding sequence ATGAGTTTTTTTAAAAAAATATTACCTCCGCCAGGATGGCGTATTCCAGTAATCATTGTGCTAGGGTTTATTATAGGTACTGTTTTATATGTAGGGAAAATCTCAAATGCTACATCCTACTTATCAGACGATCCCAAAGCATGTATTAACTGTCATGTTATGAATACACAATATGCTACTTGGCATGCAAGCTCACATAGAGAACGTGCTTCCTGTAACGATTGTCATGTACCTCATGATAATGTTTTTAGAAAATATGCGTTCAAAGCACGTGATGGAATGTATCATGCTTATATGTTTACATTTAATTTACAACCTGAGGCTATTAAAATGCATGAAGCAGGTCAAGAAGTTGTAATGGAAAACTGTATCCGTTGTCATGAAAATTTGGTTGTGGATCATAAAAATGCAGGAGAAGGTAAAATTGCAAATTTAGAAGTTCACCGAACCGATCGTCAATGTTGGGAATGCCATAGAGAAGTACCTCATGGTAGACGTAAAAGTCAATCTTCAATTGATGTTATGATTAAAGATAAGACACCTGAATACAACACACCTGATTGGATGCGTAAAGAATAA